A single Parabacteroides timonensis DNA region contains:
- a CDS encoding HAD family hydrolase, producing the protein MNLSGIDTLIWDWNGTLLDDVDVNLRVINEMLLNRNLPRLDLNTYRDIFCFPIKQFHIQIGIDFEKELIEDVSAEYMERYKSYEKEIALHADVPFILDTINTKSINQYILSAAGKDDLLRMLGHFQLTAKFKGIYGSGDICATGKVGIGRKLIEDNALNPDKTLIIGDTLHDAEVAKALGVNCILYAGGHNNYDLLKSEAEVITSLKDMKFA; encoded by the coding sequence ATGAACTTATCCGGAATAGACACTTTGATCTGGGATTGGAACGGGACACTTTTGGATGATGTGGATGTAAACCTTAGGGTTATCAATGAAATGCTTTTAAATAGAAATTTGCCTCGACTGGATTTAAATACCTATCGGGATATATTCTGCTTTCCTATCAAACAGTTTCATATTCAAATCGGTATTGATTTTGAAAAAGAATTGATCGAAGATGTTTCTGCTGAATATATGGAACGCTATAAAAGCTATGAGAAAGAGATTGCGCTACACGCTGATGTCCCCTTCATTCTGGATACGATCAATACTAAAAGTATCAATCAATATATATTGTCAGCAGCCGGGAAAGATGATTTGCTACGAATGCTCGGTCATTTTCAATTGACTGCAAAGTTCAAAGGAATATATGGTTCCGGTGATATCTGCGCAACCGGGAAAGTGGGGATCGGACGGAAGTTGATAGAGGACAATGCATTGAATCCGGATAAAACTCTGATTATCGGAGATACATTACACGATGCGGAAGTAGCCAAAGCTTTAGGTGTAAACTGCATTCTTTATGCAGGAGGGCATAACAACTACGATCTTTTAAAAAGCGAGGCTGAAGTGATAACAAGTCTGAAAGATATGAAGTTCGCATGA
- a CDS encoding HpcH/HpaI aldolase family protein — MRHSQKLSIGTWLSIGSPIVTEQIAGFSFQWLLFDLEHGCMTEANLLANMQVIGNKSTECIVRLGDFKSALVARVLDWGAAGIMVPHVNNAQQARECLLDMLYPPLGNRGYSSSARVYGYGLQPPEDIHKIPAPYFLAQIENEEGVKNAEEIAAVDGVDVLFVGPSDLKMDLSSRPVGITYEFQEALNIVAKAAHKYNKQCGILVRNIDDIPHLRQLGYSCLAIGSDIGILRSGYNDIISKLGRRLL; from the coding sequence ATGAGACACTCACAAAAATTAAGTATAGGAACCTGGTTGTCCATCGGTTCCCCTATTGTAACGGAGCAGATAGCGGGTTTTTCTTTTCAATGGTTATTATTTGATCTGGAGCATGGCTGCATGACTGAAGCAAATTTATTGGCAAACATGCAGGTTATTGGAAATAAAAGTACAGAATGTATAGTACGACTGGGAGACTTTAAGAGTGCATTGGTTGCGCGTGTTCTGGACTGGGGGGCCGCAGGTATTATGGTTCCTCATGTGAATAATGCTCAGCAAGCACGTGAATGTCTTTTGGATATGCTTTACCCTCCATTGGGGAATCGTGGATATAGTAGCTCTGCCAGAGTATATGGTTATGGTTTACAACCTCCGGAAGACATACATAAAATACCTGCTCCCTATTTTCTTGCGCAAATAGAGAATGAGGAAGGTGTTAAAAATGCAGAAGAAATAGCCGCTGTTGATGGAGTAGATGTTCTCTTTGTCGGTCCCTCCGATCTGAAAATGGATCTAAGCTCTCGCCCTGTCGGAATAACTTATGAATTTCAGGAGGCATTAAACATTGTAGCAAAAGCGGCCCATAAATACAATAAGCAATGTGGTATACTGGTTCGAAACATAGATGACATACCGCATTTACGTCAACTGGGCTATTCTTGTTTAGCTATTGGTTCCGATATAGGAATACTTCGTTCGGGTTATAATGATATTATTTCTAAATTAGGCCGGCGTTTATTGTAA
- a CDS encoding phosphotransferase family protein, translated as MTTRKNIYYWKCDRENTFYALSENKSPKKLIEDNLKIMLDQFFKGKSFELISGKGQGNHLTFLAICNGVKYFIRIEDGPEKDDYMEVETEIIRRVSHLGVPTVKIYQADSSREKVPFAYQITEYVDSLDLNELYKKGLLNVNSIMYKIGQAVACWQQIIPPGFGPFDADLLRRKGQLEGLHEKYENYYFLNWEKHLSFLEESTFLSKEEGDRIGQLVKDSAEYIPIKQGCLVHKDLALWNILGATNQIRAFIDWDDCISGDPMDDLSLLGCFFSGEMIEIAIRGYESQKALPENYQKRFWLHLLRNMIFKTVIRVGAGYFDKQDNFFLIGSQSDGKSLEEFTRDRIRRACDGISGHININDL; from the coding sequence ATGACAACTCGTAAAAATATATATTATTGGAAATGTGACAGGGAAAATACTTTTTATGCACTGTCTGAAAATAAAAGTCCTAAAAAACTCATCGAAGACAACTTGAAGATAATGTTAGATCAATTCTTCAAAGGAAAATCTTTTGAACTGATATCAGGTAAAGGACAAGGTAATCATCTTACTTTTCTTGCTATATGCAATGGTGTGAAATATTTTATACGTATAGAAGACGGACCTGAAAAAGATGACTATATGGAGGTTGAAACTGAAATTATCAGAAGAGTAAGTCATTTGGGGGTTCCGACTGTGAAAATATATCAGGCAGACTCTTCCCGGGAGAAAGTGCCTTTTGCTTATCAGATAACTGAATATGTGGATTCTCTTGATTTGAATGAGCTTTATAAAAAAGGGCTATTGAATGTGAATTCCATTATGTATAAAATTGGACAGGCTGTTGCCTGTTGGCAACAAATCATTCCTCCTGGCTTCGGGCCTTTTGATGCCGATCTATTAAGACGAAAGGGGCAGTTAGAGGGATTACATGAAAAATATGAAAATTACTACTTTCTTAATTGGGAAAAACATCTTTCGTTTTTGGAAGAGAGTACATTCTTGTCCAAAGAAGAAGGAGACCGGATTGGCCAGTTGGTAAAAGATAGTGCAGAGTATATTCCCATCAAACAGGGGTGTCTGGTTCATAAAGATCTAGCTTTGTGGAATATACTGGGGGCAACTAATCAGATTCGAGCATTTATAGACTGGGACGATTGCATTTCAGGGGATCCAATGGATGATTTATCTTTATTGGGATGTTTCTTTTCTGGTGAAATGATTGAAATTGCTATTCGGGGATATGAATCCCAAAAGGCGTTACCGGAAAATTACCAGAAACGTTTCTGGCTTCATTTGCTCCGGAATATGATTTTTAAAACAGTGATTCGTGTAGGCGCCGGATATTTTGATAAGCAGGATAACTTTTTCTTGATCGGTTCCCAGTCTGATGGCAAGTCACTGGAAGAATTCACCAGGGATAGAATACGAAGGGCTTGTGATGGAATAAGCGGACATATTAATATCAACGATTTGTAA
- a CDS encoding bile acid:sodium symporter family protein: protein MSWKTSVNIFLNLYPLWIIGSSIAGFLYPPLFSWFTGNWMVIAMITVMLGMGITLQIKDFKELLKMPVIVLFAAIIQYTIMPLGGWGIAKLLHLDPSLAVGLILVSCCPGGTASNVLAFLARANLALSIIMTSVSTLLAIVVTPLLCELLAGKYIPVDSWGMFMTTVQVVLIPVVLGVYINYKFPEKVQKISSAGPILSVFAIIFIAGSIVAQSADVVAKNVGVLFLATTMLHAIGFISGYILTRLCRFDKIIAKTTSIETGMQNGGLAAVLAKQNFTAQPLVAIPSVFSSVVQTLLGGFIAGYWRLQKEDKKEQTKTT from the coding sequence ATGAGCTGGAAAACAAGTGTCAATATATTTCTAAATCTCTATCCTCTCTGGATTATAGGAAGCTCCATTGCGGGCTTCCTTTATCCTCCTTTATTTAGTTGGTTTACCGGTAACTGGATGGTGATAGCTATGATCACAGTCATGCTGGGTATGGGAATAACATTACAAATTAAAGATTTCAAAGAATTGTTGAAAATGCCGGTGATCGTTCTCTTTGCAGCAATAATACAATATACTATCATGCCTCTGGGAGGTTGGGGGATCGCTAAATTATTACATTTGGATCCATCATTAGCTGTTGGATTAATCTTGGTTAGTTGTTGTCCTGGAGGTACTGCATCCAATGTGCTTGCCTTTCTGGCAAGGGCCAATCTAGCCTTATCGATTATCATGACAAGTGTCTCGACTTTATTGGCTATTGTTGTAACTCCTTTATTGTGCGAGCTTTTAGCTGGGAAATATATTCCTGTTGATTCGTGGGGAATGTTTATGACAACAGTACAGGTTGTTTTAATACCTGTTGTCTTGGGCGTATATATCAATTATAAATTTCCAGAGAAAGTACAAAAGATATCTTCAGCAGGACCGATCCTTTCTGTTTTTGCCATCATCTTTATTGCAGGAAGTATTGTTGCGCAAAGTGCTGATGTGGTAGCTAAAAATGTTGGAGTTCTTTTTCTGGCGACGACCATGTTGCATGCCATCGGTTTCATATCCGGCTATATACTTACTAGGCTTTGTCGATTTGATAAAATAATAGCAAAAACGACGTCAATTGAAACTGGTATGCAAAATGGAGGTCTTGCCGCAGTTTTGGCAAAGCAAAATTTTACAGCCCAGCCACTTGTTGCTATTCCATCTGTTTTTAGCAGTGTAGTTCAAACATTATTAGGAGGTTTTATTGCCGGTTATTGGAGATTACAAAAAGAGGATAAAAAAGAGCAAACAAAGACTACATAA
- a CDS encoding sialidase family protein — translation MIRIMSRIVFIVCGLFLLHGVLSAQKDKNEIDHGMDTPMLNTNPLPDYDNDKLDYGMTIGIERTVKGRIWACWVGGGDNADAFFVLATSDDEGESWSKPRLVIDPHDMSLGERRSTIVGNLWTDPLGRLWLFFDQSMEYFDGKAGCWYTICENPDSEDPVWSTPIRIWHGCALNKPTVMSDGSWVLPLNLWSRRMIYPKYKEACHELDSLRLAYAFVSTDQGKNWKRRGGVEFPFRTFDEHQIVERKDSSWWMTARTTNGIHESVSTDKGYTWSFPEKYLPNPSSRHFIRRLKSGRLLLVKHGDINQRTKIRSQLKAFLSEDDGKTWIGGLMLDERRGVSYPDGFQAPDGYIYISYDRNREMDGEVLMTRFTEEDILSGQFISPRSRMRMLISRPGTIEYIRSNNIPKL, via the coding sequence ATGATACGAATTATGTCCAGAATAGTTTTCATTGTATGTGGCCTGTTTTTATTACATGGTGTTCTTTCTGCTCAGAAAGACAAAAATGAAATAGACCATGGTATGGATACTCCTATGCTTAATACAAATCCGTTGCCTGACTACGATAATGATAAATTGGACTACGGAATGACAATTGGTATTGAACGCACAGTCAAAGGGCGTATATGGGCTTGTTGGGTGGGCGGCGGTGATAATGCTGATGCATTCTTTGTCCTGGCGACAAGCGATGATGAAGGAGAAAGTTGGTCAAAACCACGCTTGGTCATAGATCCGCATGACATGAGTCTAGGAGAAAGACGAAGTACCATTGTGGGTAATTTGTGGACAGATCCTTTGGGACGTTTGTGGTTGTTCTTTGATCAGTCTATGGAATATTTTGATGGAAAGGCGGGTTGTTGGTATACAATTTGTGAAAATCCGGATAGTGAAGATCCTGTTTGGTCAACACCTATACGAATCTGGCATGGGTGTGCATTGAATAAACCGACAGTAATGTCCGATGGTAGCTGGGTTCTGCCTCTTAATTTATGGAGTCGCCGTATGATCTATCCTAAATACAAAGAAGCATGTCATGAACTGGATTCGCTACGTCTTGCATATGCATTTGTTTCTACAGATCAGGGAAAGAACTGGAAAAGGCGGGGAGGAGTAGAATTCCCGTTTAGAACGTTTGATGAGCATCAGATTGTGGAGCGGAAGGATAGTTCCTGGTGGATGACGGCACGGACAACAAACGGAATCCATGAGAGTGTATCTACTGACAAAGGGTATACTTGGTCATTTCCTGAAAAGTATTTACCCAATCCCAGTTCACGTCATTTCATTCGCCGGTTAAAATCAGGTCGGTTATTGCTTGTCAAACATGGTGATATCAATCAGAGGACAAAAATACGTTCTCAACTTAAAGCCTTTTTGTCAGAGGATGATGGAAAAACATGGATTGGAGGGCTTATGCTGGATGAACGTCGCGGTGTATCATACCCGGATGGATTTCAAGCTCCGGACGGATATATTTATATCTCTTATGATAGGAATCGGGAGATGGATGGAGAAGTCCTGATGACTCGTTTTACCGAGGAGGATATTTTAAGCGGACAATTTATAAGTCCCAGAAGTCGGATGCGTATGTTGATCAGCAGACCGGGGACTATAGAATATATCAGATCTAATAATATTCCGAAATTATGA
- a CDS encoding RagB/SusD family nutrient uptake outer membrane protein: MKKIVSILLCSAISILQFTSCNDFLKEEPRSTIDPDAFYQNAKQAESGVIAIYCGFTGQYGFYKLFPMTELPTDQGMVGYAGDIVLTSLDDFTYDANNTNFKGFWQHCYRVINRANMAITKLPDVPDLTEDKRNSLMAEARFLRAVFYFNLVRWFGDVPLIEGYTQSIDNLQVPRTSKEKVYESIVEDLKFASEYLPVEYSSKEEGRAVRAAGKIMLAKVYVTMAGYPCQQTDKWKLAADILDETLSVPYSGYLFENIEDLWKEENENSKEHILSSQFLSGVINNTILPASFAPRSSGIQAIQSTGEIAPEQTFYDSFDKQDKRLELLKTEYPHYTSGEIVKFDKPFCFKYYDPCVGNKCGRNFPILRYADALLLLAESLNEVSYGNQKAFDAINAVRHRAGLEDLKISDFNQASFRTVVQEERNKELCFEGHRWFDLVRTGKFIETMKKTIPSIDEHHLLFPIPQREMDANPQLKQNPGY; encoded by the coding sequence ATGAAAAAAATAGTTTCAATATTGCTTTGTTCAGCAATCAGCATATTACAATTCACTTCATGTAATGACTTTTTAAAAGAAGAACCGAGAAGTACGATTGATCCAGATGCATTTTACCAAAATGCCAAACAAGCGGAATCAGGTGTGATAGCAATTTATTGCGGATTTACCGGCCAGTATGGTTTCTATAAATTATTCCCTATGACGGAATTACCAACAGATCAGGGAATGGTTGGATATGCGGGTGATATCGTTCTGACCTCATTGGATGACTTCACTTATGATGCTAACAATACTAATTTCAAAGGTTTCTGGCAGCATTGTTACCGTGTAATAAACCGTGCAAATATGGCAATAACCAAACTTCCTGATGTACCCGATTTGACAGAAGATAAAAGAAATTCTTTAATGGCAGAAGCCCGTTTTCTACGTGCAGTCTTTTATTTCAATCTGGTTAGATGGTTTGGAGATGTTCCTCTCATTGAAGGGTATACACAGAGTATAGATAATCTGCAAGTTCCACGAACTTCCAAAGAAAAGGTATATGAGTCGATTGTAGAAGACCTTAAATTTGCATCAGAATATTTGCCGGTAGAATATTCTAGCAAAGAGGAGGGGAGAGCAGTCAGAGCTGCCGGTAAAATTATGTTGGCCAAAGTGTATGTGACAATGGCCGGATATCCCTGTCAGCAAACTGATAAATGGAAACTGGCAGCTGATATACTGGATGAGACATTATCTGTTCCTTATTCCGGCTATTTATTCGAGAATATTGAAGATCTTTGGAAAGAAGAAAATGAAAATTCCAAAGAACATATTCTTTCTTCTCAGTTTTTGAGTGGAGTGATAAATAATACTATACTTCCTGCCTCCTTTGCCCCACGTTCAAGTGGTATACAGGCAATTCAAAGTACTGGTGAAATAGCCCCGGAACAGACTTTCTATGATTCTTTCGACAAACAGGATAAACGGTTAGAGCTACTTAAAACAGAATACCCTCACTACACATCAGGTGAGATTGTTAAATTTGATAAACCGTTTTGTTTTAAGTATTATGATCCTTGCGTTGGTAATAAATGCGGACGTAACTTCCCGATTCTTCGATATGCAGATGCATTACTCTTATTAGCTGAATCATTGAATGAAGTATCATATGGAAATCAAAAGGCCTTTGATGCAATAAATGCAGTCAGACATAGAGCTGGACTGGAGGATCTTAAAATATCTGATTTCAATCAGGCTAGCTTCCGCACAGTTGTACAAGAAGAAAGAAATAAAGAATTATGTTTTGAAGGACATCGATGGTTTGATTTGGTTCGCACAGGTAAATTTATTGAAACAATGAAAAAAACGATCCCATCGATAGACGAACATCATTTATTGTTCCCGATACCGCAGAGAGAAATGGATGCGAATCCTCAGTTGAAGCAAAATCCCGGTTATTAA
- a CDS encoding SusC/RagA family TonB-linked outer membrane protein, with translation MENACNKQKKSSLFLLTLITAMLISCMSLSAQNAILSLQGKVADMAGNGLPGVNVVIKNSTNGTSTDTNGEFHIQASQNSVLVFSFIGMKTKEYKVKNAQPIQITLEEDGILMDEVIAVGYGSMRKSDITGSIVSFQVKDVAERPNASVEQMLQGKVAGVQISSGFGAKPGADMNVRVRGTNSINTGATPLYVIDGIAGVGDLSTVNPYDIESIEVLKDASATAIYGARGANGVILITTKQGTENKFQIAFDAYAGAQSVLKRMDLLDATEFAHYSNDVRKADGLAPLFSNPESFGKGTDWQDEIFRTAAVQNYQLSISGGGNNTRYYLSGSYFSQDGVVEGSGQNRLSVRLNMDSQVKKWLKVGLNASVSEYYLDSDNSNAVVIANMTTPIAPVKYEDGTWGSNATVAKEYGGPFYGSGNPYALTQFDEYRRKTHLISNVYLEGEIIKDLKLKVSLGADVAHGKNYYYVADGYPTSNTAFSVGGDASLSSNRFVAWQNENTLTYKKNINNLHMLDLMAGISFRKVTSESMTAAASNFVDDYFKFNNLGLGQIQKPSASSYEDNALNSYFLRLNYVYNDKYLFTFTSRIDGSSKFGAGNKYGFFPSGAIAYRLSQEPFMQEIKQISNLKLRASIGATGNQEIDSYSSLAQMSGNNYVLGGDRVVGISPTSVANPDLRWEKTTQFDFGLDFGLFDERVSIIFDYYYKKTTDLLLKREIPYTSGFETCYENIGAVSNKGVEFTLNTHNIKSKDFNWTTSFNISMNRNKVLDLGGANEIITTVTRGGNLLRVGEPMGLFYDYKAIGIFQNAEEIKNSAQPNAVPGDVKYLNLNPESDNVINQDDRVIVGNPHPKFIYGFTNNFQWKDFDLSIFIDGSYGNDIMNESYIDTQLPNGTTNCLRDMYYNAWTPENPSTTHQRLGASLDPRSSSLRIESGSFLRLKNITVGYTFNPKLLKKMHMDKLRIYLNVENLHVFTKYSGYDPQANRYGNSNQFLGYDRNWYPQARTVTGGVSLAF, from the coding sequence ATGGAAAACGCGTGTAACAAACAAAAGAAAAGCAGTCTTTTCTTATTAACTCTGATCACGGCAATGCTAATCAGTTGTATGAGTCTTTCTGCTCAAAATGCAATTCTTTCATTACAGGGAAAAGTGGCAGATATGGCCGGAAATGGTCTTCCCGGAGTGAATGTTGTCATAAAAAACAGTACAAATGGAACCTCTACCGATACAAACGGAGAGTTCCATATACAAGCTTCTCAAAATTCAGTTCTTGTATTTTCTTTTATTGGTATGAAAACAAAAGAATACAAGGTGAAAAATGCACAACCCATACAAATAACGTTGGAAGAAGACGGTATTCTTATGGATGAAGTTATAGCTGTAGGCTATGGGTCCATGAGAAAAAGTGACATTACAGGTTCTATTGTTAGCTTTCAGGTAAAAGATGTGGCGGAAAGGCCGAATGCATCGGTGGAACAAATGTTACAGGGTAAAGTTGCTGGTGTGCAGATATCAAGTGGATTTGGTGCGAAACCTGGTGCTGATATGAATGTAAGAGTTAGAGGAACAAACTCTATCAATACGGGTGCAACCCCTCTTTATGTAATAGATGGAATAGCAGGTGTAGGTGATTTGTCAACAGTGAATCCCTATGATATTGAGTCTATAGAGGTTTTAAAGGATGCTTCTGCTACAGCTATTTATGGTGCGCGTGGTGCGAATGGCGTTATTTTGATCACAACCAAACAAGGGACTGAGAATAAATTTCAAATAGCCTTTGATGCATATGCTGGTGCACAGTCTGTATTAAAAAGAATGGATCTTTTGGATGCTACCGAATTCGCTCATTATTCTAATGACGTTCGTAAAGCTGATGGTTTGGCTCCTCTTTTCAGTAATCCTGAATCATTCGGTAAGGGTACAGACTGGCAAGATGAAATATTCCGTACTGCGGCTGTACAGAATTATCAATTATCAATATCCGGAGGAGGAAACAATACCCGTTATTATCTTTCAGGTAGTTATTTCTCACAGGATGGGGTTGTAGAAGGTTCCGGTCAAAATCGACTTAGTGTACGATTAAATATGGACAGTCAGGTGAAAAAATGGTTAAAAGTCGGTTTGAATGCATCCGTCTCGGAATATTATCTGGATAGTGACAACTCTAATGCTGTTGTTATAGCTAACATGACAACCCCTATTGCTCCGGTGAAATATGAAGATGGAACCTGGGGATCCAATGCTACAGTAGCAAAAGAATATGGTGGTCCTTTCTATGGTAGTGGAAATCCGTATGCACTTACTCAATTTGATGAATACAGACGTAAAACCCATCTGATCAGTAATGTTTATCTGGAAGGAGAAATCATTAAAGACCTAAAATTGAAAGTGAGTCTTGGAGCAGATGTAGCACATGGTAAAAACTATTATTATGTTGCAGACGGATATCCGACCAGTAACACAGCCTTTTCTGTTGGGGGGGATGCCTCACTGAGTTCGAATAGATTCGTCGCCTGGCAAAATGAAAATACACTGACTTATAAAAAGAACATCAATAATCTACATATGTTAGATCTCATGGCTGGTATATCTTTCCGTAAAGTAACCTCAGAAAGTATGACTGCCGCTGCTTCTAATTTCGTTGACGATTATTTTAAATTCAATAATTTGGGATTAGGACAAATACAAAAACCTTCGGCTTCATCATATGAAGACAATGCATTGAATTCATATTTCTTACGATTGAATTATGTCTATAATGACAAATATCTATTTACATTCACCTCACGTATAGACGGATCATCCAAGTTTGGAGCTGGCAATAAATATGGATTTTTCCCTTCGGGAGCTATTGCCTATCGTTTATCGCAAGAACCTTTTATGCAAGAAATAAAACAAATAAGCAATTTAAAGCTAAGAGCTTCTATCGGTGCAACTGGTAACCAAGAAATCGATTCTTACAGTTCTCTAGCGCAAATGAGTGGAAATAACTATGTACTGGGAGGCGATAGAGTTGTAGGTATCAGTCCGACCTCTGTGGCTAATCCGGATTTGCGTTGGGAAAAAACAACTCAATTTGACTTCGGACTTGATTTTGGACTGTTCGATGAAAGGGTATCGATAATATTCGATTATTATTATAAAAAGACGACCGATTTGTTGCTAAAGCGGGAAATACCTTATACTTCAGGATTTGAGACCTGTTATGAGAATATAGGTGCCGTTTCCAATAAGGGAGTTGAATTTACTCTAAATACTCATAATATCAAATCGAAGGACTTCAACTGGACGACTTCTTTTAATATTTCTATGAACCGTAATAAAGTTCTTGATTTGGGAGGGGCAAACGAGATCATTACGACGGTAACTCGTGGCGGTAACTTACTCCGTGTAGGTGAGCCAATGGGATTATTCTATGATTATAAGGCTATCGGTATTTTCCAAAATGCGGAAGAGATCAAAAATTCAGCTCAGCCTAATGCTGTTCCGGGTGATGTTAAATATTTGAATCTAAACCCGGAAAGTGATAATGTTATCAATCAGGATGATCGTGTGATAGTTGGTAACCCACATCCTAAATTCATTTACGGATTCACAAATAACTTCCAGTGGAAAGATTTTGATCTGAGCATATTTATTGATGGCAGTTATGGAAATGATATTATGAACGAAAGCTATATTGATACTCAGTTGCCTAACGGGACTACAAACTGTTTGCGTGATATGTATTATAATGCCTGGACCCCTGAGAATCCATCAACGACACATCAGCGGTTAGGAGCTAGCCTAGACCCTCGCTCTTCTTCTTTACGAATAGAAAGCGGTTCCTTCCTTCGTTTGAAAAATATAACGGTTGGTTACACTTTCAATCCTAAGTTATTAAAGAAAATGCATATGGATAAACTTCGTATATACTTGAATGTTGAGAATCTACATGTCTTCACTAAATATTCGGGATATGATCCACAGGCTAATCGCTATGGTAACAGCAATCAATTCCTGGGATACGACAGAAACTGGTATCCTCAGGCAAGAACGGTGACAGGAGGAGTAAGTTTAGCATTTTAA
- a CDS encoding nucleoside hydrolase: MKKSWIYLLIGCLCFSGTIYGKTVKQTQNAPVKLILDTDLGPDYDDVGAMALLHALADSSQVSILATVASNRHDKVVPCIEVLNTYFGRPDIPLGVPKEENAPCLTSNHKVKWTEYLPAHYPHQMKRSSDAPDAVQIYRKILSEAADNSITICTIGFFTNLKNLLLSSGDTYSPLTGKELISQKVKRLVAMAGRFPKGREYNVYIDTPASITTFEEWPTEIIFSGFEIGEKVLTGKLVAQMVIDNNPVKDTYRLCLAEGDFNGRKSWDQTAVLVAVKGYEPYYHVERGTIKIVDDKGTNDWVPDDKGRHLRLIEKMPVTEITKLINNYMMHLPVSKR; encoded by the coding sequence ATGAAAAAGTCATGGATTTATTTACTCATTGGCTGTTTATGTTTCTCCGGTACAATTTATGGAAAAACAGTGAAACAGACACAAAATGCTCCTGTAAAACTCATATTGGATACAGACCTAGGGCCTGACTATGACGATGTTGGAGCGATGGCTCTATTGCACGCCTTGGCAGATAGTTCACAAGTATCTATTTTGGCTACAGTTGCATCTAACCGTCATGATAAGGTTGTTCCGTGCATAGAAGTTCTGAATACTTACTTCGGCCGGCCGGATATTCCATTAGGGGTTCCTAAAGAAGAAAATGCTCCCTGTCTTACCTCCAATCATAAAGTGAAATGGACGGAATATCTCCCGGCTCATTATCCACATCAGATGAAAAGGTCGTCGGATGCTCCAGACGCAGTGCAAATCTACCGTAAGATATTAAGTGAAGCTGCTGATAACAGTATAACAATTTGTACGATCGGCTTTTTTACAAATCTGAAAAATTTGCTTTTATCGTCCGGAGACACCTATAGTCCGTTAACCGGAAAAGAGCTGATAAGCCAAAAAGTAAAACGATTGGTAGCTATGGCAGGTAGATTTCCTAAAGGTAGGGAGTACAATGTATATATTGATACTCCGGCATCAATAACGACCTTTGAGGAATGGCCTACAGAAATAATTTTCAGTGGATTTGAGATTGGAGAGAAAGTTTTGACAGGTAAGCTTGTAGCTCAAATGGTTATAGATAATAATCCGGTTAAAGACACTTATCGTCTTTGTTTAGCAGAAGGAGATTTTAACGGTCGGAAAAGTTGGGATCAAACGGCTGTTTTAGTTGCAGTTAAAGGATATGAACCATATTATCATGTGGAGCGAGGTACTATAAAAATCGTTGATGACAAGGGAACAAACGACTGGGTTCCGGATGACAAGGGACGTCACTTGCGACTTATTGAAAAAATGCCGGTTACTGAAATAACGAAACTGATTAATAACTATATGATGCATCTACCTGTTTCAAAACGGTAA